In Ruminococcaceae bacterium BL-6, a genomic segment contains:
- a CDS encoding Pilin isopeptide linkage domain-containing protein, with amino-acid sequence MKKVIAQTGGLMVLLMCLLGLSGKAFAASNTVNVTIRVVIDNAAQYPAECARLSSKYSVTGIYQMAYNSTYGNRPTTAKEEQFTVANGAANTVAFSRENVGGRYRSCESLWFQANGYTDSHLSLTSLEYSAKDNLGSYSYSPTGQESNPYTVQPFNWARIIDPSAGRAGVTLHFRYNPEIDQVEPDPDPEPQYGKKIDYLGDGAANPDTAANGVNDYRLYLDMTTQTAQKSNRADIIFVLDTSGSMKESLDGSTRMSVLKSTMQDSINSLTQNPDNRISIIQFASESNVLVSNSTNRQELIDCVSGLEAVGGTNYYSSFLDTMQEINKMTASDRQDREKVVIFISDGEPTFASPAAVTTTNNYYSGMVYACEAIRQLRNTDRLYSLFIGDDTGSASTLQTITQMADVNIEKYMVQARSAAQVTNTLARFMAKMSNSLYRVTLSDELSKYVEYAGGMKVTRSVSGAAPVTLIAGMDYSVRAGTDTVAVTLNNTTTADSRYTMSFNVHSSAAALDYLEKDETFPDKGDGNTDYPGNATSSGRPGFYSNAQAKLIYSFGSNGSAERIYGKPVVQAVEPDAVPAEIKVRKVLEGKTLEKGMFSFELLKVDEGGRETRVATAANGADGFVAFGAVRFQSPGAYTFHIRELVPSSPEQGMTYDTHVLEVKVLVTRDGDDLKVDIQYPENPFFVNTYQPQPVKVTLAGKKSLSGRQLTAGMFSFRLLTNNNVLLETVQNQANGAIRFSPLTFTKAGDYVYLIRESVPEAASENIVYDLKTVTAKITVTDQDGRLKADVAYTPDEVFRNSFVYTAASATIELKKVLTGMQLATGMFDFELKDLSTGQTMTQTNLASGKIKFDLSYSSPGTHRYQVRELIPDDPIPHMTYDEKTIPVTVEVKDDGSGRLTARAEYPGNAVFYNSYKVMGGIW; translated from the coding sequence ATGAAAAAAGTGATTGCTCAGACCGGCGGGCTGATGGTGCTTCTGATGTGCCTGCTCGGCCTTTCCGGCAAAGCGTTTGCCGCATCCAATACCGTGAATGTCACGATCCGCGTCGTCATTGACAACGCGGCGCAATACCCCGCGGAGTGCGCGAGACTGTCCTCGAAATACTCCGTGACCGGCATTTACCAAATGGCCTATAACTCCACATACGGCAACCGCCCGACTACGGCCAAAGAGGAACAGTTCACCGTGGCCAACGGAGCCGCAAATACGGTGGCGTTCAGCAGGGAAAACGTCGGCGGCCGGTACCGTTCCTGCGAAAGTCTCTGGTTCCAGGCAAACGGATATACCGATTCCCACCTGAGCCTGACGTCCCTGGAGTATTCGGCAAAAGATAATCTGGGGAGCTACAGCTACAGCCCCACGGGGCAGGAATCCAACCCCTACACGGTTCAGCCGTTCAACTGGGCCCGGATTATCGATCCCTCGGCGGGGCGGGCCGGCGTGACGCTCCACTTCCGCTATAATCCAGAGATTGACCAGGTCGAGCCGGACCCGGACCCCGAGCCGCAGTACGGCAAAAAAATCGATTATCTCGGCGATGGCGCGGCGAACCCCGACACAGCGGCGAACGGCGTCAACGATTATCGCCTGTATCTGGATATGACGACCCAGACGGCACAGAAAAGCAACCGGGCGGACATCATCTTTGTTCTGGATACCAGCGGCTCCATGAAAGAATCGCTGGACGGTTCCACCAGAATGTCCGTGCTGAAATCCACCATGCAGGATTCCATCAACAGCCTGACGCAAAATCCCGACAACCGCATTTCCATTATTCAGTTCGCATCGGAATCAAACGTGCTGGTGTCGAACAGCACGAACCGGCAGGAGCTGATCGACTGCGTCAGCGGCCTGGAGGCTGTGGGCGGAACCAATTATTACTCTTCTTTTCTCGATACGATGCAGGAAATCAATAAAATGACCGCAAGCGACAGGCAGGACAGGGAAAAGGTCGTGATTTTTATTTCCGACGGCGAGCCGACCTTCGCAAGCCCTGCGGCCGTGACGACGACCAACAACTATTATTCCGGCATGGTTTACGCCTGCGAGGCCATACGGCAGCTTCGGAATACGGATCGGCTTTACTCCCTTTTTATCGGCGATGATACCGGCTCCGCCTCTACTTTGCAGACGATCACGCAAATGGCAGACGTCAATATTGAAAAATATATGGTTCAGGCGAGAAGCGCTGCCCAGGTCACGAATACTTTGGCCCGGTTTATGGCTAAAATGAGCAATTCCCTGTACCGGGTAACGCTTTCGGATGAGCTGTCAAAATATGTGGAATACGCAGGAGGGATGAAGGTGACCCGTTCGGTATCCGGAGCGGCGCCCGTTACTCTGATAGCCGGCATGGACTATTCGGTCAGGGCGGGCACCGATACAGTTGCGGTAACTTTGAACAATACAACGACGGCCGACAGCCGGTACACCATGTCGTTCAATGTGCACAGCAGCGCGGCGGCGCTGGACTATCTTGAAAAAGACGAGACGTTCCCGGACAAAGGGGACGGAAATACGGATTATCCGGGCAACGCGACCAGCTCAGGCCGGCCTGGCTTCTATTCCAACGCACAGGCCAAGCTGATCTATTCGTTCGGGAGCAACGGCAGTGCGGAGCGGATTTACGGAAAGCCTGTCGTTCAGGCGGTTGAGCCAGATGCGGTCCCCGCAGAAATAAAGGTCAGAAAGGTCCTGGAAGGGAAGACGCTGGAGAAGGGCATGTTCTCTTTTGAGCTGCTCAAGGTGGATGAGGGCGGACGCGAGACACGTGTCGCCACGGCCGCCAACGGCGCGGACGGATTTGTCGCGTTCGGCGCCGTCCGCTTTCAGAGCCCGGGCGCCTATACGTTCCATATCCGCGAGCTTGTTCCGTCATCCCCCGAACAGGGGATGACCTATGATACGCATGTGCTTGAGGTCAAGGTTCTGGTGACGCGTGACGGCGATGATCTGAAAGTTGACATACAGTACCCCGAAAATCCGTTTTTTGTCAATACCTATCAGCCCCAGCCGGTCAAGGTCACCCTCGCCGGGAAAAAGAGCCTGTCGGGCCGCCAGTTGACGGCGGGGATGTTCTCCTTCCGGCTGCTGACGAACAATAACGTGCTTTTGGAAACGGTGCAGAATCAGGCGAACGGCGCGATCCGGTTTTCACCGCTTACCTTTACGAAAGCGGGGGATTATGTGTATCTGATTCGGGAATCCGTGCCCGAAGCAGCCAGTGAGAATATTGTTTATGACCTGAAAACGGTGACTGCGAAAATTACGGTGACGGATCAGGATGGGCGGCTGAAGGCGGATGTGGCCTATACGCCGGACGAGGTCTTCCGGAATTCGTTCGTGTATACAGCCGCCAGCGCTACAATCGAATTGAAAAAAGTACTGACCGGCATGCAGCTTGCCACCGGCATGTTCGATTTTGAGCTGAAAGATTTGTCCACGGGGCAGACGATGACACAGACCAATCTTGCAAGCGGAAAAATCAAGTTTGACCTGAGCTACAGCAGCCCGGGAACCCACAGGTATCAGGTCCGGGAGCTCATCCCGGATGACCCGATCCCGCATATGACGTATGACGAAAAGACCATCCCGGTGACGGTCGAGGTCAAGGATGACGGCAGCGGCCGCTTGACGGCGAGAGCGGAATATCCGGGAAATGCGGTGTTCTACAACAGCTATAAGGTTATGGGCGGAATCTGGTAA